From the genome of Pseudosulfitobacter sp. DSM 107133, one region includes:
- a CDS encoding TAXI family TRAP transporter solute-binding subunit translates to MSFISKAVRRTTAATLIFAAAGVAAQAEEFVMATGQQGGSWYPVGGAIKAIVEREHPDITITVTPGAGVSNVVGVDAGRFAIAFANSISTVDSLTGKEPFREATTNVCNLGILYPQYFQIVALADSGIKTVADMKGKDLTTQQLGNTGEFLTRELLSTAGLTYDDLGSVAHTSYSDSASQMKDGHADFFTLGSSLPTGSVMDLSSSRKITLVDVDPETFKHFKDQNAAFQLREVKAGVYPGFDEVVHAISYDTHMVAPCDYNGDTIKAVLSAIADNPDSFAAISKTMANLTVEQMATDIGIPFHPAAKEFYAERGVAGMN, encoded by the coding sequence ATGTCTTTCATTTCCAAAGCGGTCCGTCGTACCACGGCGGCCACACTTATATTTGCCGCCGCAGGTGTTGCCGCGCAGGCCGAAGAATTTGTCATGGCCACCGGCCAGCAGGGCGGATCGTGGTATCCGGTCGGCGGCGCGATCAAGGCGATTGTCGAGCGGGAACACCCCGACATCACCATCACCGTGACCCCCGGCGCGGGTGTGTCCAACGTGGTCGGCGTGGACGCGGGCCGGTTTGCAATTGCCTTTGCCAACTCGATTTCGACGGTGGACAGCCTGACCGGCAAGGAACCGTTCCGCGAGGCCACCACCAACGTCTGCAACCTGGGCATCCTGTATCCGCAGTATTTCCAGATCGTCGCGCTGGCCGATTCCGGCATCAAGACCGTGGCCGACATGAAGGGCAAGGATCTGACCACGCAACAGCTGGGCAACACCGGCGAATTCCTGACCCGCGAACTGCTGTCGACCGCCGGTCTGACCTATGACGATCTGGGCAGTGTCGCACACACGTCCTATTCTGACTCGGCCTCGCAGATGAAAGACGGCCACGCCGACTTTTTCACCCTCGGCTCGTCGCTGCCCACGGGTTCGGTGATGGACCTGTCCTCGTCGCGCAAGATCACGCTGGTGGATGTGGACCCCGAGACGTTCAAGCACTTCAAGGACCAGAACGCGGCCTTCCAATTGCGTGAAGTCAAGGCAGGCGTCTATCCCGGTTTCGACGAAGTGGTGCACGCCATCAGCTATGACACGCATATGGTCGCGCCCTGTGACTACAACGGCGACACCATCAAGGCCGTGCTCAGCGCCATCGCCGACAACCCGGACAGCTTTGCCGCGATCAGCAAGACCATGGCGAACCTGACCGTCGAGCAAATGGCGACCGACATCGGTATCCCCTTCCACCCCGCAGCCAAGGAATTCTACGCCGAACGTGGCGTGGCGGGCATGAATTAA